In Streptomyces sp. NBC_00306, a single genomic region encodes these proteins:
- a CDS encoding YbaK/EbsC family protein: protein MRAPIGNFPDARPAPDCLDILTAPVADAVRGWQGDVPADQLIYVDTDPEIADTAVFVEHYGRELLEQSANCVVVAGKRGGESTLAACVVLSSTRVDVNGVVRKQLGARKASFASMDTATGETGMEYGGITPIGLPASWPLLVDAAVVDIPWVLIGSGRRRGKLIVPGKAFAGLAGAVVLAGLGT, encoded by the coding sequence ATGCGCGCCCCCATCGGAAACTTCCCCGACGCCCGCCCCGCACCCGACTGCCTCGACATCCTGACCGCCCCGGTCGCCGACGCCGTACGCGGCTGGCAGGGCGATGTCCCGGCGGACCAGCTGATCTATGTGGACACGGACCCGGAGATCGCGGACACGGCGGTGTTCGTGGAGCACTACGGACGCGAGCTGCTGGAACAGTCGGCGAACTGTGTGGTCGTCGCGGGCAAACGGGGCGGCGAGTCGACACTGGCGGCGTGCGTCGTGCTGTCGAGCACGAGGGTCGATGTGAACGGGGTCGTCCGCAAGCAACTGGGCGCGCGCAAGGCGTCGTTCGCGTCGATGGACACCGCGACGGGTGAGACGGGCATGGAGTACGGCGGCATCACCCCGATCGGACTCCCGGCGAGCTGGCCCCTGCTGGTGGACGCGGCGGTCGTCGACATCCCGTGGGTGCTGATCGGCAGCGGGCGCAGGCGCGGGAAGCTGATCGTGCCGGGGAAGGCGTTCGCGGGGTTGGCGGGGGCGGTTGTTCTTGCCGGGTTGGGGACCTGA
- a CDS encoding helix-turn-helix domain-containing protein: protein MSDLDQLTQSLARNLKRWRGERGLTLDALAARAGVSRGMIIQIEQARTNPSVGTTVKLADALGVSITTLLDYEQGPQVRVVPPDQAVRMWSTSTGSFTTLLVGTEKRGPLELWAWELMPGDRSESDAHPDGTIELLHVTAGDLTLLVDGAPHAVPAGSSATFEANVPHGYRNDGAEKVVMTMAVSIPPVR from the coding sequence GTGTCGGATCTCGACCAGCTCACGCAGTCGCTCGCCCGCAACCTCAAACGCTGGCGCGGCGAGCGGGGCCTCACGCTCGACGCTCTCGCCGCCCGCGCGGGAGTCAGCCGCGGCATGATCATCCAGATCGAGCAGGCACGCACCAACCCGAGCGTCGGGACCACGGTGAAGCTCGCCGACGCGCTCGGCGTCAGCATCACCACGCTCCTCGACTACGAGCAGGGGCCGCAGGTCCGCGTCGTCCCGCCGGACCAGGCCGTACGGATGTGGTCGACCTCCACCGGAAGCTTCACCACCCTGCTGGTCGGTACCGAGAAGCGCGGACCCCTGGAGCTGTGGGCCTGGGAGCTGATGCCCGGTGACCGCAGCGAGTCCGACGCGCACCCGGACGGGACGATCGAACTCCTCCACGTCACCGCGGGCGACCTCACCCTGCTGGTCGACGGCGCCCCGCACGCGGTGCCCGCCGGCTCCTCCGCCACGTTCGAGGCGAACGTCCCCCACGGGTACCGGAACGACGGCGCCGAGAAGGTCGTGATGACCATGGCCGTCTCCATCCCGCCCGTCCGCTGA
- a CDS encoding DMT family transporter, with the protein MTALFALATSVLWGLADFGGGLLTRRTPALTVVVVSQAIAVVVLGVIVVATGAWHEAGHQLWYAVGAGVVGPVAMLSFYKALALGPMGVVSPLGSLGVAVPVGVGLVLGERPGLLQFAGIGVAVVGIVLAGGPELRGAAVQRQAILLTLTAAFGFGAVMALIAEASTTLTGLFLALFVQRVTNVTVGGAALYVSVKRGGRALPEDGGMKVVLSSLPALAFVGLADVAANGTYSIAAQTGPVTVAAVLANLYPVVTVLAALLLLRERLRMIQAAGAGLALVGTVLLASG; encoded by the coding sequence ATGACCGCACTGTTCGCCCTGGCCACCAGCGTGCTGTGGGGTCTCGCGGACTTCGGCGGCGGACTGCTGACCCGGCGGACTCCCGCCCTCACCGTCGTGGTGGTCTCCCAGGCGATCGCGGTCGTGGTCCTCGGCGTGATCGTCGTCGCCACGGGCGCGTGGCACGAGGCGGGTCACCAGCTCTGGTACGCGGTGGGCGCCGGCGTCGTCGGGCCGGTCGCGATGCTCTCCTTCTACAAGGCGCTCGCCCTCGGCCCCATGGGTGTGGTCTCGCCTCTGGGCTCGCTGGGTGTGGCCGTGCCGGTGGGCGTCGGCCTCGTGCTGGGCGAGCGGCCCGGGCTGCTCCAGTTCGCCGGTATCGGCGTGGCGGTGGTCGGCATCGTGCTGGCCGGCGGTCCTGAGTTGAGGGGCGCGGCCGTGCAGCGGCAGGCGATCCTGCTGACCCTGACGGCGGCCTTCGGGTTCGGTGCGGTCATGGCCCTCATCGCCGAGGCGTCGACCACCCTCACGGGCCTGTTCCTGGCCCTGTTCGTGCAGCGCGTCACCAATGTGACCGTGGGCGGCGCGGCGCTGTACGTGTCGGTCAAGCGCGGCGGACGGGCCCTTCCGGAGGACGGCGGGATGAAGGTCGTCCTGTCCTCGCTGCCCGCCCTCGCCTTCGTCGGTCTCGCCGACGTCGCGGCCAACGGCACGTACTCCATCGCCGCACAGACGGGACCGGTGACCGTGGCGGCCGTGCTCGCGAACCTCTATCCGGTGGTCACGGTGCTGGCCGCGCTCCTCCTGCTCAGGGAACGGCTGCGGATGATCCAGGCGGCGGGGGCCGGGCTCGCGCTGGTCGGCACGGTCCTGCTGGCCTCCGGCTGA
- a CDS encoding acyltransferase: MPKNRNTFSSPAAWWRGVLARALHRGWRWAQDAGAVTADHPGRLRFRSIGHGTRLAFPQGTVFGEAWIELGDHCIIGEQVTLTAGMMPDLDLGTEPILTLGDGVVLGRGSHVIADTRVSIGSDTYCGPYVYITSTNHSYDDPHEPVGKQWPRTEPVTIGPGCWLGTGAVVLPGARLGRNVVVAAGAVVRGEVPDHSVVAGAPARVVRSWDPVLGWQPPLRTPAPVPIPDGVTPEQLLALAELEES, from the coding sequence GTGCCGAAGAACAGAAACACGTTCTCATCGCCCGCCGCCTGGTGGCGTGGCGTTCTCGCCCGTGCCCTCCACCGGGGCTGGCGCTGGGCACAGGACGCCGGTGCCGTCACCGCCGACCACCCCGGCCGCCTGCGCTTCCGCAGCATCGGCCACGGCACGCGCCTCGCCTTCCCGCAGGGCACCGTGTTCGGAGAGGCGTGGATCGAACTCGGGGACCACTGCATCATCGGCGAGCAGGTCACCCTGACCGCGGGGATGATGCCGGACCTCGATCTCGGCACGGAGCCGATCCTGACCCTGGGCGACGGTGTGGTGCTCGGCCGCGGCAGCCATGTCATCGCCGACACGAGGGTGTCCATCGGCTCCGACACCTACTGCGGTCCGTACGTCTACATCACCTCGACCAACCACAGTTACGACGACCCGCACGAGCCGGTCGGGAAACAGTGGCCCCGTACCGAGCCGGTGACGATCGGACCCGGTTGCTGGCTGGGTACCGGCGCGGTGGTGCTTCCCGGCGCACGCCTCGGCCGCAATGTCGTGGTCGCCGCCGGGGCCGTCGTCCGCGGAGAGGTCCCCGACCACTCCGTGGTCGCCGGGGCGCCGGCCCGCGTGGTCAGAAGCTGGGACCCGGTCCTCGGCTGGCAGCCGCCCCTGCGGACACCCGCACCCGTGCCGATCCCGGACGGGGTCACGCCCGAGCAGCTGCTGGCGCTGGCGGAGCTGGAGGAGAGCTGA
- a CDS encoding sensor histidine kinase yields MSVPVARKPHRIRTPRPLPLVVPLAAVVVAGAAAGAVIAAAPEAAGNWVAATVGVAWVWVAATVVVTALSSRRLRATAMAASGELRAMQAQSAQAAAESAHLVNVTLPSVVKRLRDGENSEDTLAGTPPPTDPQLRRMLQVFATELGAGERRAETSAANSASAVRQLAQAADDLDRLTAVTLPAAFEHLRRGASADTVLGELEQPADARLRVILDAVVREFAVSERRAAAAQGASAKALSRVQAKAVSMLADLREMQDRHGEEVFGDLLKLDHNTSQLGLLTDRLALLMGGRSSRSWNKPIGMESILRGAVGRIAAYQRVRLHSSSTAAIAGFAAEGVMHLLAELMDNAANFSPPIDEVHVYVEERTAGLVVTIEDSGLKMADAAMRRAEEAVSGRVTDLAALQGTRLGLAVVGRLAAKYRMSVNFRPSSRGGTGVVVLFPPQLLAQQRSAAPETTIHRATPDTVERTPDAPTTSGSGAAAPGTVAAAGTPFPVQGGPRVATPNGLPVRPPGRTMAAADRGRDPAGPGKEHTPPGREAGRDPGRDAGAQFGAFHRARKAQENRPAGPTEE; encoded by the coding sequence ATGTCAGTGCCAGTCGCTCGGAAACCGCACAGGATACGAACCCCACGGCCCTTGCCCCTCGTCGTACCGCTGGCCGCCGTGGTGGTGGCCGGCGCGGCCGCCGGCGCGGTGATCGCTGCGGCACCCGAGGCGGCCGGGAACTGGGTCGCGGCCACCGTCGGCGTCGCCTGGGTGTGGGTGGCGGCCACCGTCGTCGTCACCGCACTCAGCTCCCGCCGGCTGCGCGCCACGGCGATGGCCGCCTCAGGTGAACTGCGGGCGATGCAGGCCCAGTCGGCGCAGGCGGCCGCCGAGTCCGCCCATCTGGTGAACGTCACGCTCCCGTCGGTCGTGAAGCGCTTGCGCGACGGGGAGAACTCCGAGGACACCCTCGCCGGCACACCGCCGCCGACAGATCCGCAACTGCGGCGCATGCTCCAGGTGTTCGCCACCGAGCTCGGGGCCGGTGAGCGCCGGGCGGAGACCTCGGCCGCCAACAGTGCCTCGGCGGTGCGCCAGTTGGCCCAGGCGGCGGACGATCTGGACCGGCTGACAGCGGTGACGCTGCCGGCCGCCTTCGAGCATCTGCGCCGGGGCGCCTCGGCCGACACCGTCCTCGGCGAGCTCGAGCAGCCCGCCGACGCTCGGCTGCGGGTGATCCTGGACGCGGTGGTCCGGGAGTTCGCCGTCAGTGAGCGGCGCGCGGCGGCCGCCCAGGGCGCCAGTGCCAAGGCGCTGAGCCGGGTGCAGGCGAAGGCCGTGAGCATGCTCGCCGACCTGCGGGAGATGCAGGATCGTCACGGCGAAGAGGTGTTCGGCGATCTGCTCAAGCTCGACCACAACACCTCGCAGCTCGGTCTGCTGACCGACCGCCTCGCGCTCCTGATGGGCGGCCGGTCGAGTCGTTCGTGGAACAAGCCGATCGGCATGGAGAGCATCCTGCGCGGCGCGGTGGGCCGGATCGCGGCCTATCAGCGGGTGCGGCTGCACTCCTCCAGCACCGCCGCGATCGCCGGCTTCGCCGCCGAGGGCGTCATGCATCTGCTGGCCGAACTGATGGACAACGCGGCGAACTTCTCGCCGCCCATCGACGAGGTCCACGTCTATGTCGAGGAGCGCACCGCCGGCCTGGTCGTCACGATCGAGGACAGCGGGCTGAAGATGGCCGACGCCGCCATGCGCCGGGCCGAGGAGGCCGTGTCCGGCCGGGTCACCGACCTCGCGGCCCTTCAGGGCACCCGCCTCGGGCTCGCGGTGGTGGGCCGGCTGGCCGCCAAGTACCGGATGAGCGTCAATTTCCGGCCCTCCTCCCGTGGCGGCACCGGCGTCGTGGTGCTGTTCCCGCCGCAGCTGCTGGCACAGCAGCGCAGCGCGGCACCGGAGACGACGATCCACCGCGCCACCCCCGACACGGTGGAGCGGACGCCCGACGCACCCACGACCTCCGGATCGGGCGCTGCCGCGCCCGGCACCGTGGCCGCCGCGGGCACTCCCTTCCCGGTCCAGGGCGGACCGCGCGTGGCGACGCCGAACGGCCTGCCCGTACGGCCGCCGGGGCGCACCATGGCCGCCGCCGACCGTGGCCGCGATCCGGCCGGACCGGGCAAGGAGCACACGCCGCCCGGCCGTGAGGCCGGTCGCGACCCCGGCCGTGACGCCGGTGCGCAGTTCGGCGCCTTCCACCGGGCCCGCAAGGCACAGGAGAACCGGCCCGCAGGGCCCACCGAGGAGTGA
- a CDS encoding roadblock/LC7 domain-containing protein, producing MTGSPGPIRPTQTMQTTDNSLTWLLESLLERTPGTRHALVLSRDGLKLCWTRHLTLDQADQLAAICSGIQALAQGASVEFGNGSGGVRHSMTEFHGGLLFIVEAGDGAHLAVVAEDGADPGVVGHQMTDLVEQIGEHLRAEPRMPTPESPLS from the coding sequence ATGACCGGATCACCGGGACCCATCCGCCCCACGCAGACGATGCAGACCACTGACAACAGCCTGACCTGGCTACTGGAAAGCCTTCTCGAACGCACCCCGGGCACCCGGCACGCCCTGGTGCTCTCCCGCGACGGGCTCAAGCTGTGCTGGACCCGGCATCTGACGCTCGACCAGGCCGATCAGCTGGCCGCGATCTGCTCGGGCATCCAGGCGCTGGCCCAGGGGGCGTCGGTCGAGTTCGGCAACGGCAGCGGCGGCGTACGGCATTCCATGACCGAGTTCCACGGCGGACTGCTGTTCATCGTCGAGGCCGGTGACGGTGCCCATCTGGCGGTCGTCGCGGAGGACGGCGCCGATCCCGGCGTGGTGGGCCACCAGATGACGGATCTCGTGGAGCAGATCGGTGAGCATCTGCGGGCGGAGCCGCGGATGCCGACCCCGGAGAGTCCGCTCTCATGA
- a CDS encoding DUF742 domain-containing protein, translated as MTRKPVDTGDPDRLYTVTGGRSRADDDAFDLVTLIVSECEPALGMQSEHVRILDLCRHPTAVVELSAELKLPVTVVRILLGDLLATGRITARHPRAARSLVDLPDSALLKEVLHGLRNL; from the coding sequence ATGACCCGCAAACCCGTCGACACGGGTGATCCGGACCGGCTCTACACGGTCACGGGGGGCCGCAGCCGTGCCGACGACGACGCGTTCGACCTGGTGACGCTGATCGTCAGCGAGTGCGAGCCGGCCCTCGGGATGCAGTCGGAGCATGTGCGGATCCTCGACCTGTGCCGTCATCCGACCGCGGTCGTCGAGCTGTCCGCGGAGCTGAAGCTGCCGGTGACGGTCGTACGGATCCTGCTGGGCGACCTGCTGGCGACGGGGCGCATCACGGCCCGTCATCCGCGGGCCGCGCGCTCGCTCGTCGATCTGCCCGACTCGGCCCTCTTGAAGGAGGTGCTCCATGGACTCCGCAACCTCTGA
- a CDS encoding GTP-binding protein has protein sequence MDSATSELPARTPLVDSAETGLKIVIVGGFGVGKTTLVKSVSEIRPLNTEEVMTQAGVGVDETAGLATKTTTTVAFDFGRISLNDRMVLYLFGAPGQERFWFLWDRLFTGTLGAVVLVDTRRMSDSWYAIDRLEHHRTPFVVAVNRFDDDMAAFSLDEIRQALSLAPHVPLIDCDARVRSSGKHVLISLVDHLHELAMAREMTP, from the coding sequence ATGGACTCCGCAACCTCTGAACTGCCCGCCCGCACCCCGCTCGTCGACTCGGCCGAGACCGGGTTGAAGATCGTGATCGTGGGTGGTTTCGGGGTCGGCAAGACCACGCTGGTGAAGTCGGTCAGCGAGATCCGTCCGCTGAACACCGAGGAGGTCATGACGCAGGCCGGTGTCGGCGTCGACGAGACCGCCGGTCTCGCCACCAAGACGACCACCACCGTCGCCTTCGACTTCGGCCGGATCAGCCTCAACGACCGTATGGTGCTGTACTTGTTCGGCGCACCGGGCCAGGAACGTTTCTGGTTCCTGTGGGACCGGCTCTTCACCGGCACCCTCGGTGCCGTGGTGCTGGTCGACACCCGGCGCATGAGCGACTCCTGGTACGCGATCGACCGGCTCGAGCACCACCGGACGCCGTTCGTCGTGGCGGTCAACCGCTTCGACGACGACATGGCCGCGTTCTCGCTGGACGAGATACGCCAGGCGCTGTCGCTCGCCCCGCATGTGCCGCTGATCGACTGCGACGCCCGGGTCCGCTCGTCCGGCAAGCATGTCCTGATCAGCCTTGTCGACCACCTTCATGAACTGGCCATGGCACGGGAGATGACACCATGA